The DNA window TCCAAAACCATTCGCACACAACGACACCCGACCCCTGTGCCACCGCGCTCCAATTGGCAACGCTGACCATAGATCTCGCGCCTTAGCAAAACGAAACCACCCCGGACTCCGAAAGACCCGGGGTGGTTGCGATGTCGCGAACTATTGCGACGGCGGCTGCCAGGGCTGGCCCTGCGGACCGTCGGGTCGGTACGGCGGCTGCTGGGGCGGGATCTGCGGTGGGATGACCGGTTGGTGCGGCGAGGACTGGGGCTGGCGGGTCACCGAAGTAACCGGACCCTCGACCGGCGCGCGGGCGTCGGCCTCCGCGGCGCGGACCGCCTGTTCGATGGCTGGATCCCGGGCCGTATCGAACCAGCCGGCGACATCGGAGTCATCCTCCGGCTTGCTGGCCACATCGTCGGCCGGGGCGGGTTCATAACGGAAGACGCCATCCTCGCCCTTGGTCGCGAAGTTCTGCGCGAAACCCTCGAGGGCCTTGCCGAAATCGCTCGGCACCAGCCATACCTTGTTCGCGTCGCCGCGCGCGACCAGCGGCAGGGTCTGCATGTATTGGTAGGCAAGCAGTTCCGGCGTCGGCTTACCGGATTTGATTGCGGCGAAGACCTTTTCGATGGCCTTGGCCTGGCCCTGCGCCTGCAGGTACGACGCGGCGCGTTCGCCCTGGGCCCGCAGGATGCGGCTCTGCCGTTCACCTTCGGCCGCCAGAATCGCCGACTGCTTGGCACCCTCCGCGGACAGGATCGCGGCCTGTTTGGTGCCCTCGGCCGTCTTGATCTGCGACTCCCGGGTGCCCTCCGCGGTCAGGATCATCGCGCGCTTCTCGCGATCGGCCTTCATCTGCTTCTCCATCGACTCCTGGATCGATGGCGGCGGATCGATACTCTTCAGCTCGACCCGCGCGACGCGCAGACCCCAGCGGCCGGTGGCCTCGTCGAGCACACCACGCAGCTGACCGTTGATCTGGTCGCGCGAGGTCAGCGTCTGCTCCAGGGTCATACCGCCGACCACGTTGCGCAGTGTCGTGACGGTGAGCTGCTCGACGGCCGCGATGTAGTTGCTGATCTCATACACTGCCGCCTGCGGACTCGTCACCTGGAAGTAGACGACGGTGTCGATATGCAGGGTCAGGTTGTCCTCGGTGATCACCGGCTGCGGCGGGAAGGACACCACCCGCTCGCGTAGGTCGACCTTCGCCCGGATCCGGTCCGCGAACGGCACCAGGAACGTCAACTGACCCGAGACGGTGCGCGAATATCGGCCGAGTCGCTCGATAACGGCCGCCTCTGCCTGTGGGACAAGGGCTATCGATTTGAAGACCACCACCACGACCAACAACACGAGGACTGCGGCAACGATCAGTACAGCCATTACGGCCCCTTCCAGACGACGGCGGTCGCGCCATCGATCTTCATGACGTACACCGTGGTTCCCTTCGGATACTCGACCGTCGTATCCAACGGTCGCGCGGTCCACTCTTCGCCGCCGATTTTGACCAGGCCGCTGTGCTCGGCCACCTGCTCCAGCACCAGCGCCTGCTTACCCATCAGCGCGTCGACATTCGTCGGGATCGGCGGCGGAGTTCCAAAGCGCCGCCGCAGAACCGGGCGCACGCCGAGCAGCAGCACCAGCGACAGCACCGCGAAGATCACGGCGTCGACGACCAGCCCGGTACCGGCCACCGCACCGACTCCCGCAGTACCGAGCGCGGCGACGCCCAGCATCAGCAGTGTGAGGTCCCCGGTGAGCATCTCCGCCGCCGCGAGCAGTAAACCCGCGACCAGCCAAACGATTGCGGCCACCAGCCCACTGTAGTTGTCCGAAGCACTTCTGTGGCGCGACAAACCAAGATCAGCACGACGGATCGGCGGACCTGTGGGACCGCGGGTCCGTTCCAGTCGGACCGCCGTAGACCCATCCCGCTGAAAACCGCTGAACCAATCCGCGCCCGCATCCGTAATCGCACAAACGTCGCGTGAGAGAGGGGCCTGGCATGTTTCGGAGATCACGTGCCGCACTACTGACCGCCGGTGTGGCGCTGACGGGCCTGCTGACCGCGTGCGGCATCGCTGGGACGGCGATTCCCGGCGAGCTCGACGTCCGCAAACTGGAGGTCGGTCCCTACCCGGTCGACAAATACCGCTACGAGCAGAGCGCGAACGGCAAGGGCACGCTACTCGAAGGCATTCGGATGGCCGACGCCGTCGTTCCCGCGGTACGCATCGATCCCACCCTGACGGCCGGCATCCATGCGGGCGTCGTACCCGACAGCGACCAAGCGATCAACGGCTTCCTCGCCAGTGTGTCGAAGCCGATCCTCGACCGCCACAAAATGGTCGTCGGCTACGAGACGATCGGCGCGGATCAACCTTTCACCACCGACCGGGGCGCGGGCCCCGGGGTCACCGTCGATCTGCAACTGCTGATGCGCTTCCCCAGCGAGGCCGATGCCACCCAGGCCGCGCGCGAACTCGAGTCCGCCGACTTCGACTTCGCACCAGGCCAGAATCGCCGACTCCAGCTCAGCGAATACCCCAACGCGCTGATCCACTGGCGGCCAGGTGTGCCCAATATCGGGACCTTCGTCGCGTACCGGGAATTCGTCGTCTTCCTGTTCATCCAACGTCCCAGCGCGGATGAACGCGACCTACTCGGCTGGGTCCGCAAAACCCTCGACAACGAAATGCCGGTACTCGAAAAATTCCGACCGACACCGCTCGACAAGATCGATACACTGCAGGTCGACCCCGAGGGCCTGCTCGCCCGCGTCGCGGTCCGCGACCGGACCAGCCACAGCCTCGACCCCGCACTCTTCAGCGTGCAGCCCGCGGTCGCTTTGGTGCATACCGCGACCAACCAGGCCGCCGCCCAACGGATGATCGACGAAACCGGTATCGACGCCTTCGCCGTGGTCGACAACAGCATCGTATTCCGGGTGCGCGACCGCGCCCAGGGCCCGAATCTCATCACCCAGCTCAGTGCCGGAGCGGGCGACGAATTCGATCCCATCGATGGGCCCAAGGACGTGCCCGGTGCGCAATGCCAGCGGCTCAACCCCCGCGGCGATACCGAGGTGCAGTACAAGAACCGCTGCTATGTCGCCTATCAGCGCTACGTCGGCTTCGTCACCAGCGATAACGAAGCCGACGTCCGGCAGCGAGTCGCGGCACAGTACGCGCTGCTCGCCAATAGTCTGTGACCGGCACGCCAACTCGGTTGCGCCGCAACCCGATGCGGCGGTGCTAGTTTCGGGCGGGTGAGCGGGCGTGACATCTATGGCGGCGACATCTTCTCCGGGCATTCGCGAGCGAAGCAGCGAACAGTACCGACGGTGGTCGCCGAGCGCGATCTCGTGGTGGAGGACGCGGCGAGTGGATTCTGCGGCGCCGTGGTGGGATTCGATCGAAGTTACGACGGCGAGTTCGTGAAGCTGGAGGACGCGCGCGGTGCGGTGCGGTTGTTCGCGTTGCGCGAGGCGGCTTTCCTGATCGACGGCGAGCCGGTCACGTTGGTTCGCCCCAAGGCCGCGGCACCCACGAAGCCGACCCGGTCGGCGTCGGGTTCCACGCGGGTCGAGGGGCTGCGCGCGCAGGTCGCCAAGACCAGTCGGATCTGGGTCGAGGGCGTGCACGATGCCGCGCTGGTGGAGCGGGTCTGGGGGCACGATCTGCGGGTCGAGGGCGTGGTGGTCGAACATCTCGAGGGTTTGGACAATCTGGCCGAACGGCTGACCGAATTCGCGCCGGGACCGGGTCGGCGCGTCGGGGTGCTGGTCGATCACCTGGTCACCGGTTCCAAGGAGACCCAGCTGACCACCGGGCTCGGTAAAAATGTGCTGGTCACCGGGCATCCCTACATCGATGTGTGGCAGGCCGTGCGTCCGACGGCGGTCGGCATCGAGGCGTGGCCGCAGGTGCCGCGCGGCGAGGACTGGAAGACCGGCATCTGCCGCCGCCTCGGTTGGGGCACACCGCAGGAGGGGTGGCGGCGGGTCTACAATGCCGTCGAATCCTTCCGCGATCTGGAAGCCCCCCTGATCGGTGCGGTGGAGCGGCTCATCGACTTCGTCACCGAGCCGACGTGATCAAGATCATTACAGGGTCCATTCGATGAAACCCTATCCCACTGACCGGAATTCGGCCCGTGCGTGTGCCGCCGAGAAGCACTCGGGTTTCCAGGTACCCGAGGTACCGGCTGTCGAATCGATGCGCGCAGCTCACCGGGGTATCCAGCATGGATGCCCCCGAGTCGCGACCCTCCTTTATGCTCGATAATTATGTGCTCTCCTAGTGCCACGCTGACGGTGTGGGCCGGCTCATGGCTGGCCGGTTGCAGCGCGCCCGACGACATTCTGGAGGCGTTGTACGCCTGGGCGCCGCGGCACACCATCGCCGCGGGCGACCCGGTGACCGGCGGTCGCGACGACCTGCCGTGGTCCTCGCGCGGGAACCTGCCGGGTACCGGAGTCATGGCGCTTCTCAAGGTGATTCGCGAGGCCATGGCGCAGCCCGGCGCCCAGCTGCGACTGGTGCTGCCCGTGCCCGGCGACGTGCGCGGACTGCCGACCGGAACGGCCTTCGCGGCGGATGCCATCGAGGCGGGTGAAGGACTGCTGTTCGGTGTGCCCGGCAGCGAGGGCACCGGACTGATCCCCCAGTGGGCCGACGACGACACCCTGCAGTGGACCATCTACAGCACGCCGATCCCGTCCGCGCCCGGCCCGGACCTGTCGCTCGGCGAAGCCGAATTCACCATGCGCGAGGCGGTGCGCGACGCCGCCGACGCCCTGATGCGCCTGCACACCACCGCGGTTGGCGCGGTCGCCGACGCCGACCCCCGCGAACTCATCGAAGCCGAACTCGCCGACTACTCCCGCCACGACTATCCGGAATCAATCCCGTTGCGCGCCAGGCGAATCCTCGACACCGCCGACCACGTTGCCGCAATCCTCACGGTCGCCCAACGCGAACCAGCCTCCTCCCCGACCTCCGCCACCGCCACCGGAGCCCAGGAAGACCTGCTACGCCCGCTATGGGATGCGATCCGCGCAGCCCGCTTGGTGGCGGTGCATGCCGCGGCCCGAGGTAGCTCCTAGAACGCCGAGACGGTCGCGCCGGGTTGTCCCAGCGGGCAGGCAAGAACAGCACCTCCCCAGACGAGCTCAGGGCAGCATCCCGAGGCAGCGCCGTCTCTAGGCAGTGAGTCCGGCATCCCCGGACACCAACGACGCCAGCATCTCGCAGCGACGTGCAAGGGCTTCTTGCCTCCGGAGGCAAGAAGGGCCAGGGCTCTGGTTGAATGGTCCGACTGATCGGCTACGTCATTCGGGAGGCGGCATGGTCCGCATAGCTCGCATTGCCGCGGTGCTGGCCGCCGCACTCATCGGCGCGGGCGCACCCGCCGCCAGTCCTGCGGCGGCGATCGTCGGCGGTAGTACCGTAGTGGCGAGCGACTACCCATGGCTTGCCGCCATCGGCAGCCCGGTGTTCCTCATCCGGCCGTCCGGACAGTTCTGTGGCGGTGCGCTCATCGCGCCCGACCGAGTGGTGACAGCGGCGCACTGCGTCAACTTGGCTCGGCTGCTCCCGCAGGCCCTGACCGTCACCTTCGGCCGTAGCGACCTGCGCATACGCGATGGAGTCACGGTGGGAGTCAAGGAGATTCGCATCCACCCCGATTTCCGGGACACCGATTTCGACGGCGAAACCGTGCACCACAATGACCTCGCGATCCTCATCCTCGATGAGCCGAGGCCGGGGCCTTACCTGGAAGTCGCCGCGCCACAGCGCGATCCGCGCGCATACGGCGACACCGGCACTATCCTCGGCTGGGGCGCGACAACCGAGAGCGACACCTCGAATACGCTCCTGCGGTCCGCCACCGTCCCCATCGTCCTCGACACCACATGCGCCGCCGCCTATGGCCCCGCCTTCGACCCCGCCGAGATGCTCTGCGCCGGATCGCCCGACGCTGATACCGCCGAATACGACAGCGGCGATCCACTTCTCGCCGCAGGCCGCCTGATCGGCCTCACCTCCTGGGGCGAGGGCAGCGCCCGCCCAGGGTTCCCCGGCGTGTATGCCCACCTCACCACCGTGAGCTTCTGACCAACCACGGAAATGCGGACACCTTTTATCGGGTTCTGCTCGGCGGTCGAGGCCCCATAGTGGACGGGTCGTCGACGCGCACGGAAACGTCTTCGTCGCCGATCTCACCAGCCGGGTGCTAGAGCTGGAGCAGGAGGGACGAACACCGCGACGGAGCTTGCCTTCGCTGGTTTGACGGGTCCGGACGGGGTCGCCGCCGGCCGGACCGGCGCCGTGTACATCGTCGACACGAACGCCGATCGGGTGCTCGTGCTGGCAGGTTGCTGACGACCGGGATCGCGGGGTGGCCGGGGCTTTGACGCCCGGGGACGCAAACCGGCGGCTCGTCGGGCTGGCTGAGGCCCCGATCGCCCCGGGTGGCAGGATCGACCGCTTCGCATGGAAAGTCGACGTCCACTTGAAAGCTAGGTTGCCGTGGCAGGGCGGCGGGGCGGGGTGCAGCAGCCGATCGCACAGGGTGCACCGTTTACGGTGCAGCCGTAACCGGTGATGTCGCCGAGTCGGCGTGGCGGAGTACCGGTCAGGTGCTCGTTGATCAGTTCGACGACCAACTGGGCGAAGCGAGGATCGGTGCCAGGGGTGGCGGCCCTGGCGAACGCCATACCCAGTTCCTCGGCCTTATCCCTGGCTTCGTTGTCCAGATCCCAGATGACTTCGAGGTGATCGGATACGAAACCGACCGGGCAGACCACGACCGCATCCACGCCCTTGCCGGACAGATCCTCGAGATGATCGACGATATCCGGATCGAGCCAAGGGATCTGCGGTGGACCGGAGCGGGACTGCCACACCAGCTCATAGTCGGTGAATCCCGTTGCGACGGCGCACAATCGGGCGGCCTCGGCGACCTGGCGACTGTACAGACGGCCCCCATCGGCAGGCGGCCCCGCGGAAATATCGGCCGATACCGGGATCGAGTGTGCGGTGAACACCAGTCGAGCACCTTCCCGGCGCTCCGCGGGAAGAGAACCCACCGCAGCATGAATCGCCTCGGCGAATGCCTCGATCAACAGCGGGTGATCGAAGTACTGCCGCAACTTCACCAGCTCCGGCGCATCCGCACCGAAAGCCGTACGCGCCCTGCTGATGTCCTCGTCGTACTGCAGACAGCCGGAGTATCCGCCCCACGCCGAGGTCGGAAACACCAACGCCGAGCCCACACCATCGGCGGCCATCCGCGCGACGGTGTCCTCCACCATCGGATCCCAGTTCCGATTGCCGAAGTACACCGGCAGCGCGATCTCAGCGGCTCGAAGTTCGCGCTCGACCGCGGCAATGATGTCGCGATTGAGCGCATTGATCGGCGACACACCACCGAAATGCAGATAATGCTGCGCGACTTCGTCGAGACGTTCGCGCGGCACTCCCCGGCCCCGAGTGACGTTCTCCAGGAACGGCATCACGTCCTCGGGTCGCTCGGGACCGCCGAACGAGAGCAGCAGCAGGGCGTCGACGGCCCGAACCACGGTGTCTCCCTTCGGATTACCTCAGTTGATCGACATGTTCTCCGGGAACCAGGTGTTGTGGCTGGCTCCGCCGTCGACGTAGATGATCGAACCCGTGGTGCCGGGCAGCCAGTCCGAGAGCAGCGTGACGATCGACTTCGCCACCACGGTCGGGTCGTCGACATCCCAGCCGATCGGCGAGGCGCCGTCCCAGTAGGTGTTGAGCTGGTTCAGCTTGGCCGCGTCGTCGGTCGCGGTGCCCGCGATGGCCTTTGCCGCGAGGGTTTTGATCGGCCCGGCCGCGATCAGGTTCGAGCGAATCCGCTTGGCGGAGCCGACCTCGCGCGCCACGTACCGGTTCACCGACTCCAGCGCGGCCTTGGCCACGCCCATCCAGTTGTAGAACGGCATCGCGGTGCGCGGATCGAAGTCCATGCCGACGATCGAGCCGCCCTCGTTCATGACCGGCAGCACCGCGCGGGCCAGCGAGGCGTAGCTCCATGCCGAGATCTCGAATGCCTTGGCCGCGTCCGGACCCGGCCCGTCCAGGAACGGTCGTGCCTCCGGACCCATCAGCGTGCGTGGCGCGAACGCGATCGAATGCAGCACGCCGTCGACGCCGTCCGGCGCCAGCTCGCGCACCTTATCCGACAGTGCGGCGAGATCGTCCTCGCTGGTCACATCGAGCGGGATGGCCGGGGCGACCTCCTGCGGCAGCCGCTTGGCGATCCGATCGATCAACCGCAGCCGCTCCGGAATGCCGGTGATGATCACCGTCGCGCCCTGCTCCTGCGCGACCGCGGCCGCGTGGAAGGCGATCGACGAATCGGTGATGATGCCGGTGATCAGGATGGTCTTGCCTTCGAGCAATCCGCCCATGGGTTTTCGGTTCTCCTCGGTCGAAGTTCGTGGGGTGTGCGTCCGCCGAGGCGACGCACCGTTTTCGGGTTGTCTCAGTGGCCCATGCCCATGCCGCCGTCGACCGGAATCACCGCGCCGGACACATAGGCCGAATCCTCGGAGGCCAGAAAGCTGATCACCGCGGCGACGTCTTCCGGCTGGCCGAGGCGCTGCAACGGAATGAACTTCTTCGCCGTGTCACGCAGATCGTCGGGCAGCTCGGCCGTCATATCGGTCTCGATGAAGCCGGGCGCAACCACATTCGCGGTGATCGAGCGCGAGCCGAGCTCACGAGTGATCGAGCGCGCCAGACCGATCACACCGGCCTTCGACGAGGCGTAGTTGATCTGGCCGGGGCCGCCGCCGAGACCGACGACCGAGCCGAGGAAGATCATCCGGCCCCAGCGCGCCCGCAGCATGGCCCGATTGGCTCGCTTGGCACAACGGAACGCACCGGTCAGGTTCGCGTCGATGACCCGGGTGAACTGCTCCTCGCTCATCCGCATCAGCAGGGTGTCATCGGTGATGCCCGCGTTGGCGACCAGCACCTCCACCGGCCCCTGCCGCTCCTCGACCTCGGTAAAGGCCGCATCCACCGATTCCGTATCCGTCACATCGCATTTCACACCGAACAGACCGTCCGGCACCCCCGACCCACGATGCGTAACGGCCACCTTGTGCCCATCGGAGAGCAGACGCTGTGCGACCGCGAGTCCGATGCCGCGGTTACCACCGGTCACCAGGACCGACCGGGATGTGATGTTCGACATGAGGACCAACCTATCTGTTCGGGTTCGTGCGCCACGCCCGGGCTACATATAGCTCGCTATGCGGTCCGAGCGTGTCGGCTACGACGACGTGGACGACTACGGCAGGCGTTGACGATAGAGCAAGCCGGTAACTACACCGGCAGCGACGAGCAACATGCCGAGCAAAAGCCACGGCCTACTCGCATCGCCCCTGGTCATCTCGTAGCCGATCTGCTCTTCGAGAGTGTCGTACACGGCGGTGAGTTCGGTCAGGCTCGAGGCGGTATAGAAGTCACCACCGGAGAGCTTGGCGATCTCGCGCAACGCATCATCGTCGACAGGGACCTTGACGCGCTGTGCGCCCTTGCCGTCCTGGTCCGGAATCTCCACGGTGCCCCATGAGGTGCCGAATGAAATCGTCGACACCGGAACGCCTTTGTTCTTCGCCAGGCGGGCCGCGGTGAAGCCGTGCCGTGGATTGTCGACATCCTTGTCGTCGGGCACGGTCTGCTTACCGTCCGACATCAGCACGATGCGTGCGGGCGGCGGCGTCTCCGCACCGCCCAGCACCGTGGCGATGGTGTCGATCGACTGCAGCGCGGTGAGAATGCCCTCACCGGTCGCGGTGCGCTCGGCGAGCTTGATGTTGTCGATGGCCGCCTTGACGGCCTCACGATTCGTCGTCGGCGGCACCATGACCGAGGCGGTGCCCGCGAAGGTGACGAAGCCGAGGTTGATGCCGGGCGGCAACCCATCGACGAATTCCTTACCCGCCTTCTGCGCCACCTTCAGTCGCGACGGCGGCACGTCGGTGGCCTCCATGGACAGCGAAACGTCCATCACCAGCACGACTGTCGCGCGATTGCGCGGCACCTTCTTGACCGCCGTCGGCCCGGCGGCCGCGATGGTGAGGAACACCAGACCGACCAGCATCAGCGCGATCGGCACGTGCCGGATCGGACTCGGCCGCGATGGCGCGACCTTCTCCAGCAGCTCCATATTGCTGAACCGCAGCATGTGCCGGTGGCGACTGCGCTGAACAAGGATGTAGCCCAACGCGATGAGCACGACGACGGCGAGGAAGCCCAGCCAGACCAGCGCGGTGAAATGCGAAATACTCACTGGCGCGGTGCCCGTCCGCTCGGGGCGCCGAACGCGTGGCGCCGGGTGGAGACGAACCGGACCACATCCGAGATCCAGTCCCGATCGGTCTGCAGGGTGAGCACCGGTGCGCCGCAACTGCGCAAGGCCTGTTCGACCTGGACGCGATGGCGTTGCGCGGCGGCCCCGAAATCGGCGCGCAGTGCGGGCGTCACGCTGAATTCGCGGGTGCGCCCGGTCTCCGGATCATGCAGCACCACATCGCCCACATCTGGCAGCGACAGATCGCGCGGATCGAGCACCTCGACCGCGAGCAGATCATGGCGCGCCGAAATCGCGCGCAGTGAACGCTGCCAGTTGATGTCACCGAGGAAATCGCTGATGACCACCGCGAGTCCGCGCTTGCGCTGCGGGCGGCGCAGCGATTCGATCGCCTCGCGCAGATCACCGCGCACGCCGTCGCGGGCGTGCGGCGTGGTCGCGATATCGCGCAGCATCGACTGTGCGTGCACCCGGCCGCTGCGCGCGGGAA is part of the Nocardia sp. NBC_00565 genome and encodes:
- the fabG1 gene encoding 3-oxoacyl-ACP reductase FabG1, which produces MSNITSRSVLVTGGNRGIGLAVAQRLLSDGHKVAVTHRGSGVPDGLFGVKCDVTDTESVDAAFTEVEERQGPVEVLVANAGITDDTLLMRMSEEQFTRVIDANLTGAFRCAKRANRAMLRARWGRMIFLGSVVGLGGGPGQINYASSKAGVIGLARSITRELGSRSITANVVAPGFIETDMTAELPDDLRDTAKKFIPLQRLGQPEDVAAVISFLASEDSAYVSGAVIPVDGGMGMGH
- a CDS encoding serine protease, whose product is MVRIARIAAVLAAALIGAGAPAASPAAAIVGGSTVVASDYPWLAAIGSPVFLIRPSGQFCGGALIAPDRVVTAAHCVNLARLLPQALTVTFGRSDLRIRDGVTVGVKEIRIHPDFRDTDFDGETVHHNDLAILILDEPRPGPYLEVAAPQRDPRAYGDTGTILGWGATTESDTSNTLLRSATVPIVLDTTCAAAYGPAFDPAEMLCAGSPDADTAEYDSGDPLLAAGRLIGLTSWGEGSARPGFPGVYAHLTTVSF
- a CDS encoding VWA domain-containing protein is translated as MSISHFTALVWLGFLAVVVLIALGYILVQRSRHRHMLRFSNMELLEKVAPSRPSPIRHVPIALMLVGLVFLTIAAAGPTAVKKVPRNRATVVLVMDVSLSMEATDVPPSRLKVAQKAGKEFVDGLPPGINLGFVTFAGTASVMVPPTTNREAVKAAIDNIKLAERTATGEGILTALQSIDTIATVLGGAETPPPARIVLMSDGKQTVPDDKDVDNPRHGFTAARLAKNKGVPVSTISFGTSWGTVEIPDQDGKGAQRVKVPVDDDALREIAKLSGGDFYTASSLTELTAVYDTLEEQIGYEMTRGDASRPWLLLGMLLVAAGVVTGLLYRQRLP
- a CDS encoding DUF3097 domain-containing protein gives rise to the protein MSGRDIYGGDIFSGHSRAKQRTVPTVVAERDLVVEDAASGFCGAVVGFDRSYDGEFVKLEDARGAVRLFALREAAFLIDGEPVTLVRPKAAAPTKPTRSASGSTRVEGLRAQVAKTSRIWVEGVHDAALVERVWGHDLRVEGVVVEHLEGLDNLAERLTEFAPGPGRRVGVLVDHLVTGSKETQLTTGLGKNVLVTGHPYIDVWQAVRPTAVGIEAWPQVPRGEDWKTGICRRLGWGTPQEGWRRVYNAVESFRDLEAPLIGAVERLIDFVTEPT
- a CDS encoding DUF58 domain-containing protein — protein: MPTSPHAPPSFRSGELADPKLTAALKTLELTVRRRLDGVLHGDHLGLIPGPGSEPGEARTYQPGDDVRQMDWSVTARTTHPHVRQMIADRELETWMVVDLSASLDFGTALCQKRDLAIAAAAAITHLTRGGGNRIGAVVATGEQLVRIPARSGRVHAQSMLRDIATTPHARDGVRGDLREAIESLRRPQRKRGLAVVISDFLGDINWQRSLRAISARHDLLAVEVLDPRDLSLPDVGDVVLHDPETGRTREFSVTPALRADFGAAAQRHRVQVEQALRSCGAPVLTLQTDRDWISDVVRFVSTRRHAFGAPSGRAPRQ
- a CDS encoding NfeD family protein, which gives rise to MAAIVWLVAGLLLAAAEMLTGDLTLLMLGVAALGTAGVGAVAGTGLVVDAVIFAVLSLVLLLGVRPVLRRRFGTPPPIPTNVDALMGKQALVLEQVAEHSGLVKIGGEEWTARPLDTTVEYPKGTTVYVMKIDGATAVVWKGP
- a CDS encoding SPFH domain-containing protein — protein: MAVLIVAAVLVLLVVVVVFKSIALVPQAEAAVIERLGRYSRTVSGQLTFLVPFADRIRAKVDLRERVVSFPPQPVITEDNLTLHIDTVVYFQVTSPQAAVYEISNYIAAVEQLTVTTLRNVVGGMTLEQTLTSRDQINGQLRGVLDEATGRWGLRVARVELKSIDPPPSIQESMEKQMKADREKRAMILTAEGTRESQIKTAEGTKQAAILSAEGAKQSAILAAEGERQSRILRAQGERAASYLQAQGQAKAIEKVFAAIKSGKPTPELLAYQYMQTLPLVARGDANKVWLVPSDFGKALEGFAQNFATKGEDGVFRYEPAPADDVASKPEDDSDVAGWFDTARDPAIEQAVRAAEADARAPVEGPVTSVTRQPQSSPHQPVIPPQIPPQQPPYRPDGPQGQPWQPPSQ
- the inhA gene encoding NADH-dependent enoyl-ACP reductase InhA — its product is MGGLLEGKTILITGIITDSSIAFHAAAVAQEQGATVIITGIPERLRLIDRIAKRLPQEVAPAIPLDVTSEDDLAALSDKVRELAPDGVDGVLHSIAFAPRTLMGPEARPFLDGPGPDAAKAFEISAWSYASLARAVLPVMNEGGSIVGMDFDPRTAMPFYNWMGVAKAALESVNRYVAREVGSAKRIRSNLIAAGPIKTLAAKAIAGTATDDAAKLNQLNTYWDGASPIGWDVDDPTVVAKSIVTLLSDWLPGTTGSIIYVDGGASHNTWFPENMSIN
- a CDS encoding DUF7373 family lipoprotein — translated: MFRRSRAALLTAGVALTGLLTACGIAGTAIPGELDVRKLEVGPYPVDKYRYEQSANGKGTLLEGIRMADAVVPAVRIDPTLTAGIHAGVVPDSDQAINGFLASVSKPILDRHKMVVGYETIGADQPFTTDRGAGPGVTVDLQLLMRFPSEADATQAARELESADFDFAPGQNRRLQLSEYPNALIHWRPGVPNIGTFVAYREFVVFLFIQRPSADERDLLGWVRKTLDNEMPVLEKFRPTPLDKIDTLQVDPEGLLARVAVRDRTSHSLDPALFSVQPAVALVHTATNQAAAQRMIDETGIDAFAVVDNSIVFRVRDRAQGPNLITQLSAGAGDEFDPIDGPKDVPGAQCQRLNPRGDTEVQYKNRCYVAYQRYVGFVTSDNEADVRQRVAAQYALLANSL
- a CDS encoding ferrochelatase — encoded protein: MVRAVDALLLLSFGGPERPEDVMPFLENVTRGRGVPRERLDEVAQHYLHFGGVSPINALNRDIIAAVERELRAAEIALPVYFGNRNWDPMVEDTVARMAADGVGSALVFPTSAWGGYSGCLQYDEDISRARTAFGADAPELVKLRQYFDHPLLIEAFAEAIHAAVGSLPAERREGARLVFTAHSIPVSADISAGPPADGGRLYSRQVAEAARLCAVATGFTDYELVWQSRSGPPQIPWLDPDIVDHLEDLSGKGVDAVVVCPVGFVSDHLEVIWDLDNEARDKAEELGMAFARAATPGTDPRFAQLVVELINEHLTGTPPRRLGDITGYGCTVNGAPCAIGCCTPPRRPATAT